From Verrucomicrobiia bacterium:
CCCTGAAGAGAGCCGGAACGTCGGTCCAGTCGTACATGAGGGCATGGTACGGCTCGCAGTTCCTCCATTTCTGAGCACGGGATGGCAAGTTCTTGAATTGGCTTATCATTAGCTCTCGCGTCTGGTTAAGCGCATTACCCACGTCCATTCCGCACTTCGCTCCTGGATCACAGAGCCCCAGCACATCAAAACTCGTTATTGGTTTATTGCCGATAAAGCAGGAGAGGTTGGGATAATCGTCAATAAGCCTGGCAGATTTTGCGAGCAGGGAATCGAAGAGGCCTGGGTTCCATCCAGGGTCGACCACTGGGTCCCTACTAGACCACCTTCCCGTGTTGGCGTTGTAGTACCGGTACCCGTAATAAACCAAGTCCGTCTCATCATCCTGATACTTGGTCGAAAACCGGAACGGATTGGCCTTCGCCATTGGCCCGGTGGCTCTGATGACTTCACCGAAGGGGCCGTAGTCGTATTGGGCGGCGAGGGTGCCGTCGGCGGCATTGACTAGGCCCAGGACGTTCCCGTTGCCGTCGAAGGCCGCGAAGCAATTGGTGATTTGAGAATTTGAGATTGCAGAGACTTCCAGCAGACCCCCGACGCCGCCGGCGCCCTGCGGCGAGCCGGAGAGGTCGGTGCCCCAGAGGCACGGCTTCGGCGTTTGGAAA
This genomic window contains:
- a CDS encoding RHS repeat-associated core domain-containing protein — its product is MRRSPFQTPKPCLWGTDLSGSPQGAGGVGGLLEVSAISNSQITNCFAAFDGNGNVLGLVNAADGTLAAQYDYGPFGEVIRATGPMAKANPFRFSTKYQDDETDLVYYGYRYYNANTGRWSSRDPVVDPGWNPGLFDSLLAKSARLIDDYPNLSCFIGNKPITSFDVLGLCDPGAKCGMDVGNALNQTRELMISQFKNLPSRAQKWRNCEPYHALMYDWTDVPALFRGIYSWDLDAMTWLWGNYMKGRSCGDCPQTVTINNKCYNAWNANYYSFGVICRECGMTFRDIRIIINTWKTFNFTKWFDDSEAAIQFADWGLLKANANGIRVTEQNDLTKQCSPCSEKYTGTLGSVWPEKNP